In Malus sylvestris chromosome 16, drMalSylv7.2, whole genome shotgun sequence, the following are encoded in one genomic region:
- the LOC126608692 gene encoding protein CUP-SHAPED COTYLEDON 3-like translates to MEEIMSELMRGSGEGVNEHGMQPGFRFHPTDEELITFFLASKVYNGSFCGVRIAEVDLNRCEPWELPDVAKMGDREWYFFSLRDRKYPTGMRTNRATGAGYWKATGKDRQVFSASTGALLGMKKTLVFYKGRAPRGHKTKWVMHEYRLDGHFSSYRHACKEEWVICRINHKSGDKESPLLVDHEAAASMNSNCNYLPPLLDPSPALALQESCHEFQNPMQLQVVPPPIHQDNHDPFSFFPAINALQTHQLPSFSNSLLFKSFSSKIATAAVLLVLFPNSARLSWPTTFPVSKHRTTVITIIIEPATNCIT, encoded by the exons ATGGAAGAAATTATGAGTGAGCTGATGCGTGGGAGTGGGGAAGGCGTAAATGAACATGGTATGCAGCCAGGGTTCCGGTTCCATCCGACGGACGAGGAGCTCATAACCTTTTTTCTGGCTTCCAAGGTCTACAATGGCTCCTTCTGCGGCGTCCGCATTGCTGAGGTCGACCTTAACCGATGCGAGCCATGGGAGCTCCCAG ACGTGGCAAAGATGGGAGATAGAGAGTGGTACTTCTTCAGCTTGAGGGACAGAAAGTACCCAACAGGGATGAGAACCAACAGAGCGACCGGAGCCGGCTACTGGAAGGCCACCGGCAAAGACAGACAAGTCTTCAGTGCGTCCACCGGAGCCTTACTTGGCATGAAGAAGACCCTTGTCTTCTACAAAGGCAGAGCTCCGAGGGGCCACAAGACCAAGTGGGTCATGCACGAGTACCGTCTCGACGGCCACTTCTCCTCCTACCGCCACGCCTGCAAG GAGGAATGGGTGATATGCCGAATAAATCACAAATCTGGGGACAAGGAAAGCCCACTACTAGTTGATCATGAAGCTGCTGCTTCAATGAATTCAAATTGCAATTACCTGCCTCCATTGCTGGATCCATCTCCAGCATTAGCATTGCAAGAATCATGCCATGAATTTCAAAATCCAATGCAATTGCAAGTTGTTCCTCCTCCGATTCACCAAGACAATCATGaccccttctccttcttcccaGCTATAAATGCCTTGCAAACACACCAATTACCCTCTTTTTCCAACTCCCTCCTTTTCAAGTCCTTTTCGAGCAAGATTGCAACAGCAGCAGTTCTACTAGTACTATTCCCAAACAGTGCAAGACTGAGCTGGCCAACTACTTTTCCCGTTTCCAAACACCGGACAACagtaataacaataataatagaACCTGCAACAAATTGCATAACTTGA